A region from the Bacillota bacterium genome encodes:
- a CDS encoding polysaccharide biosynthesis protein yields MSRGSFVRGAAILAVAGLANRVVGAISRIILPAMIGDEGMGLFQMAYPIYSMFLVFSTAGVPVAVSKLVAEQAAKGNRRGTRYILRVATMILAFTGIFSTAVLFMTAGYLSRVVLKDTRAAYSIYATAPAVLILSVMSGFRGYFQGLQRMETSAASQIGEQLIRVFFMIGLAYILLPRGIEYSAAGAAFGAVAGGVAGFAILIAAYYRGGVPGIDGGEAVALTAGTGTGAGTGSGSGSEGVSPARVVDPYMRSSTALAVQVFSLSLPIVLGAAIMPLMQVVDAALVPVRLHAAGILGAEVTRLYGQLTGMALPLVYFPTVLTTALATSAVPAVSEAVAFQDRRLLLSRAQDIVWLGFLIGLPASLGLYLLADEFCMMFYRLPQAGVSLRALAFGTLFLCLQQTSSGVLQGLGAVSIPVKNLLKGAIVKAIVNYVLTGIPAIGIRGAALGTVAGFGLSSILNIIDLYKMLGLSLDVRDKVAKPVLATFVMGIAVIVVYDGVMRATGSNTLGALGATTAGAGVYGLTLLATGALHQKDIEMLPMGKRLARLLVRLKLIR; encoded by the coding sequence ATGTCGAGGGGATCTTTTGTGCGCGGCGCCGCTATTTTGGCCGTCGCGGGGCTAGCTAACAGGGTGGTTGGTGCTATCTCGAGAATTATCTTGCCCGCCATGATCGGGGACGAGGGTATGGGCCTTTTCCAGATGGCCTACCCGATATACTCAATGTTTCTTGTCTTCTCCACTGCCGGCGTGCCTGTCGCTGTATCGAAGCTCGTCGCCGAGCAGGCTGCCAAGGGAAATCGCCGGGGCACGCGTTATATACTCAGAGTAGCAACAATGATTCTCGCCTTCACCGGGATTTTTTCAACCGCGGTGTTGTTCATGACCGCGGGCTACCTTTCCAGGGTGGTCCTCAAAGATACCCGCGCGGCATATTCAATTTACGCTACTGCGCCCGCTGTCCTGATCCTGTCGGTCATGTCCGGCTTCAGGGGTTATTTTCAGGGCCTTCAAAGGATGGAGACGAGCGCAGCCTCTCAAATCGGCGAGCAGCTCATCAGGGTGTTTTTCATGATAGGCCTGGCATATATCCTTCTCCCCAGAGGGATCGAGTATTCCGCTGCCGGGGCAGCCTTTGGGGCTGTAGCGGGGGGAGTTGCTGGCTTCGCGATCCTGATCGCGGCCTATTATAGGGGTGGCGTTCCTGGAATCGATGGGGGCGAGGCTGTTGCGCTTACGGCCGGGACCGGGACCGGGGCCGGGACCGGGAGCGGGAGCGGGAGCGAGGGGGTCAGCCCGGCGCGGGTGGTGGATCCCTATATGAGATCGTCAACGGCTCTGGCCGTGCAGGTGTTCTCCCTGTCGCTGCCAATAGTCCTTGGTGCTGCCATCATGCCGTTGATGCAGGTTGTGGATGCGGCGCTTGTCCCGGTGAGGCTCCATGCCGCCGGCATCCTCGGCGCGGAGGTTACAAGGCTTTACGGCCAGTTGACCGGCATGGCGTTGCCTCTGGTTTACTTCCCGACGGTCCTGACTACGGCGCTCGCGACCAGCGCGGTCCCGGCTGTATCGGAGGCGGTTGCTTTTCAGGATCGCAGGCTTCTCTTGTCGCGGGCGCAGGACATAGTCTGGCTGGGGTTTCTGATAGGCCTGCCGGCTTCGCTCGGCCTCTACCTCCTCGCCGATGAGTTCTGCATGATGTTCTATAGGTTGCCACAGGCGGGTGTCTCGCTCAGGGCCCTCGCCTTCGGGACGTTGTTTCTCTGCCTCCAGCAGACGTCGTCCGGGGTCTTGCAGGGCCTCGGGGCTGTTTCGATCCCTGTCAAGAACCTCCTGAAGGGCGCCATTGTCAAGGCGATAGTCAATTATGTGCTCACGGGGATCCCGGCAATCGGTATAAGGGGTGCGGCGCTCGGCACTGTGGCGGGGTTTGGTTTATCGTCGATCTTGAATATTATAGACCTCTATAAGATGCTCGGATTGTCCCTCGACGTGAGAGATAAGGTGGCGAAACCGGTCCTGGCGACTTTTGTTATGGGGATCGCGGTGATCGTTGTTTATGATGGAGTGATGAGGGCCACGGGGAGCAATACGCTGGGGGCCCTGGGGGCTACGACTGCCGGGGCCGGCGTGTACGGCTTGACGCTACTGGCCACTGGCGCGCTCCACCAGAAGGATATTGAGATGCTCCCGATGGGGAAGCGGCTCGCGAGGCTTCTCGTCCGCCTGAAGCTTATAAGATAA
- the spoVT gene encoding stage V sporulation protein T, with protein MKATGIVRRIDDLGRVVIPKEIRRTLRIREGDPLEIFVDRDGEVILKKYSPIGELGDFAKEYVDSLNEATGHIACIADRDAIIAVAGAPKKQFVDKRISPAVERAMEARKTVVINEPGRDEYCEACPVIEEGDECKFTAEVIAPIIAEGDPIGAVILTSMTPDVKMGDLEVKLTETAAGFLARQMEQ; from the coding sequence GTGAAGGCGACAGGGATAGTCAGACGCATAGATGATCTCGGACGGGTAGTAATACCCAAGGAAATAAGGAGGACGTTGAGAATACGCGAGGGTGACCCGCTTGAAATATTTGTAGATCGCGACGGCGAGGTGATTCTGAAGAAGTATTCCCCTATCGGCGAACTAGGGGATTTCGCCAAGGAATATGTGGATTCCTTAAATGAGGCTACAGGACATATTGCATGCATAGCGGACCGGGATGCTATAATCGCTGTGGCCGGGGCACCCAAGAAGCAGTTTGTCGATAAGCGTATCTCCCCTGCCGTGGAGAGGGCAATGGAGGCGCGCAAGACTGTGGTGATCAACGAGCCGGGGCGGGATGAATACTGCGAGGCATGCCCCGTGATAGAGGAGGGCGATGAGTGCAAATTTACTGCGGAGGTGATAGCCCCCATCATCGCTGAGGGGGACCCGATCGGGGCAGTTATCCTGACATCCATGACACCGGACGTGAAGATGGGAGACCTGGAGGTTAAACTCACTGAGACCGCCGCGGGCTTCCTTGCGAGGCAGATGGAGCAATAG
- the mfd gene encoding transcription-repair coupling factor: MHNGLLEAITESNEFEAVLDGIAHGQQEQLVYGLSSSQKSYFLAGLYLNAPSSRPFIIVSYSTQQAERLFSDLKTFLSPDELLFFPPREVLPNEDTREGVSITSARLQVEEALLRGDRKLMVVVPVKSLARKLIPADVFRGLIRTISIHDLIDLQDLAADLVFMGYQRMEKVEDRGGFSIRGGIVDIYPLASEHPVRIEFFDDEVDSIREFNGETQRSIRSLQSVTIIPCREFVMRDEIRAAGLRALESEVGSPGLGKAVPGKGNAAGRLERLAEHLEKLKEGVYFDSDEQYLPYFYPDMQSLLDYATNPVVILDEPARLKEALIGFTRELHEDYISLLEKGQLLPEQVSIFAQPDEVFDGLSRRQSIWFILMSKGLDLQRKERVHTFSGKPAEVFHGKFDLLAKDVKNWKRKRYRVAMVVSTEERAARLVETLREEEIGAIFVKNIGQELRPGNIVVTVGHLESGFEFPSLRLMVLTDNEIYGNSKQRARLAPVERGARIASYLDLDPGDYVVHVNHGIGKYLGVETLEVAGAKRDYLVVKYAGEDRLYVPTDQVELLQKYIGIEDSPPKLYKLGGTEWAKVRNRVKESVRDIAKGLLELYAARETIQGHAFSPDTVWQKEFEDAFPYEETPDQWRAIQEVKRDMEKQRPMDRLLCGDVGYGKTEVALRAAFKAVMDSKQVAMLVPTTILAQQHFTTFTDRFQGFPVNIAVLSRFQSNKEQKEILRKLRKGEMDIVIGTHRLLQPDVKFKDLGLLVVDEEQRFGVLHKERLKELRHSVDVLTLTATPIPRTLHMALVGIRDMSVINTPPEDRFPVKTYVVEHDESLIREAILREMDRGGQVYFVCNRVQSIDNVVRHLSELVPEARIGVAHGQMYDEHLERVMLQFLDREYDVLVCTTIIENGLDIPNVNTLVVLDADHMGLAQLYQLRGRVGRSNRVAYAYFMYRKEKVLSEVAEKRLQAIKEFTDLGSGFKIAMRDLEIRGAGNILGPEQHGHIASVGFELYARMLRESISELKGEGVSLRESAPEVSIELGISAFISDDYIPDSKQKIEIYKKISRLESLDDVDELEAEVCDRFGKPPIPVQCLLGIARVKIIAREMGVASIIRERDVVSIRFDAGIPISGEVLMNNVVRPNRGRVTVSFGRSPVLKVKVGGMADLDLVKFIDGMLSGSGIGERRVASG; the protein is encoded by the coding sequence ATGCATAACGGCCTGCTTGAAGCCATCACGGAGTCAAACGAATTTGAGGCGGTGCTGGACGGCATCGCGCACGGGCAGCAGGAGCAGCTGGTATACGGGCTATCATCTTCTCAGAAAAGTTACTTCCTGGCGGGCCTCTACTTGAACGCGCCGTCGTCCAGGCCGTTCATCATCGTGAGTTACAGCACGCAACAGGCTGAGAGGCTTTTCTCTGACCTCAAGACCTTTCTCTCGCCGGATGAGTTATTATTTTTCCCGCCCCGCGAGGTCCTCCCCAATGAGGATACGAGGGAGGGTGTAAGCATAACCAGCGCGCGTCTCCAGGTCGAGGAGGCGCTTCTTCGTGGTGACCGCAAGCTTATGGTGGTTGTCCCGGTCAAGTCACTGGCGCGGAAGCTAATCCCCGCGGATGTATTCAGGGGTCTCATCCGAACCATCAGCATCCATGACCTCATCGACCTCCAGGACCTGGCCGCAGACCTCGTTTTCATGGGATACCAGCGCATGGAAAAGGTGGAGGATAGAGGGGGATTCTCCATCAGGGGCGGTATCGTGGATATTTACCCCCTGGCCAGCGAGCACCCGGTTCGCATAGAATTTTTCGATGATGAAGTTGATTCAATCAGGGAGTTCAATGGGGAAACCCAGCGATCTATTCGCTCGCTCCAGTCCGTCACCATCATTCCCTGCAGGGAATTTGTAATGAGGGATGAGATTAGAGCTGCCGGGCTCCGGGCGCTTGAGAGCGAGGTAGGAAGTCCCGGTTTAGGGAAGGCAGTTCCAGGGAAGGGGAATGCTGCCGGGCGCCTGGAGAGACTCGCCGAGCACCTGGAGAAACTCAAGGAAGGGGTTTATTTTGATTCGGACGAGCAATATCTCCCTTACTTCTATCCTGACATGCAGTCGCTGCTGGACTACGCGACCAATCCGGTGGTTATCCTCGATGAGCCCGCCCGGCTGAAGGAAGCCCTGATCGGATTCACGAGGGAGCTTCATGAGGATTATATATCGCTTCTGGAAAAGGGCCAGCTTCTCCCGGAGCAGGTTTCTATCTTCGCTCAACCCGATGAGGTTTTTGACGGGCTGTCCAGGCGACAGTCTATATGGTTCATATTGATGTCTAAGGGCTTGGACCTCCAGCGAAAAGAGCGCGTGCATACGTTTTCGGGGAAACCTGCTGAGGTGTTTCACGGGAAATTTGATTTACTGGCGAAGGACGTTAAGAACTGGAAGCGGAAGAGATACCGGGTGGCCATGGTAGTCTCCACAGAAGAGCGTGCCGCAAGGCTGGTCGAGACGCTCAGGGAAGAGGAGATCGGCGCTATCTTTGTTAAGAATATCGGCCAGGAACTGAGGCCGGGCAACATAGTCGTGACTGTAGGGCACCTCGAGAGTGGCTTTGAGTTTCCATCGCTCAGGTTAATGGTATTAACGGACAATGAAATCTACGGGAATTCGAAGCAGAGGGCGCGACTGGCCCCTGTTGAAAGGGGCGCGCGCATAGCCTCATATCTTGACCTGGACCCCGGGGATTATGTGGTACACGTGAATCATGGGATCGGCAAATACCTGGGAGTTGAGACCCTCGAGGTGGCCGGCGCCAAGCGGGATTACCTCGTGGTGAAATATGCCGGCGAGGACAGGCTATATGTCCCCACGGACCAGGTGGAGCTCCTGCAGAAGTACATTGGAATTGAGGATTCCCCCCCGAAGCTCTACAAGCTGGGGGGCACCGAGTGGGCAAAGGTCAGGAACCGCGTGAAGGAATCCGTCCGTGATATAGCGAAGGGCCTTCTCGAGCTTTATGCTGCCAGGGAGACGATACAGGGTCACGCCTTTTCACCCGATACAGTATGGCAGAAGGAGTTTGAGGACGCGTTCCCCTATGAAGAGACGCCCGACCAGTGGCGCGCCATCCAGGAAGTCAAGCGGGACATGGAGAAGCAACGGCCGATGGACCGTCTGCTGTGCGGGGATGTGGGCTATGGCAAGACCGAGGTTGCCCTGCGGGCGGCTTTCAAGGCTGTTATGGATAGCAAGCAGGTTGCCATGCTGGTGCCCACAACCATCCTCGCACAGCAGCACTTTACCACGTTCACCGACAGGTTCCAGGGGTTTCCAGTCAATATAGCTGTCCTGAGCCGCTTTCAGTCTAATAAGGAACAAAAGGAAATCCTGAGGAAGCTGCGCAAGGGCGAGATGGATATTGTAATCGGGACCCACAGGCTCCTGCAGCCAGACGTTAAATTCAAGGACCTGGGCCTTCTCGTGGTTGATGAGGAGCAGAGATTTGGCGTGCTCCATAAGGAAAGGCTCAAGGAGCTGCGCCACTCTGTCGACGTGCTCACGCTCACGGCGACGCCCATTCCCAGGACCCTGCATATGGCCCTCGTGGGCATCCGCGATATGAGCGTAATCAACACGCCTCCCGAGGATAGGTTCCCTGTGAAGACCTACGTGGTGGAGCATGATGAGAGCCTGATCCGCGAGGCCATCTTGAGGGAAATGGATCGCGGCGGGCAGGTCTATTTTGTGTGCAACAGGGTCCAATCAATTGATAACGTTGTTAGACACCTATCGGAGCTTGTCCCAGAGGCCAGGATTGGCGTCGCGCACGGCCAGATGTATGACGAGCACCTCGAGCGCGTCATGTTGCAGTTCCTCGATAGGGAATATGATGTGCTCGTATGCACCACGATTATTGAAAACGGCCTGGATATCCCCAATGTCAACACCCTGGTAGTCTTGGACGCGGATCACATGGGACTTGCGCAGCTCTACCAGCTGAGGGGGCGCGTCGGGAGGAGCAACCGCGTTGCCTATGCCTATTTTATGTACCGCAAGGAGAAAGTCCTGTCTGAGGTCGCTGAGAAGAGGCTCCAGGCGATAAAGGAGTTCACTGACCTGGGGTCGGGATTTAAGATAGCCATGCGCGATCTCGAGATCCGCGGGGCAGGGAACATTCTGGGCCCCGAGCAACACGGGCACATAGCCTCGGTCGGTTTTGAGCTATATGCGCGGATGCTCAGGGAGTCTATCAGCGAATTGAAGGGAGAGGGCGTAAGCTTACGGGAGAGCGCCCCGGAGGTTTCTATAGAGCTGGGGATCAGCGCATTTATCAGCGATGACTATATCCCGGATTCGAAGCAGAAGATCGAGATCTACAAGAAGATCAGTCGCCTCGAGAGCCTCGATGATGTAGATGAACTCGAGGCGGAGGTGTGTGACAGGTTCGGCAAACCTCCCATCCCTGTTCAATGTCTGCTGGGAATCGCGAGAGTGAAGATCATCGCGCGTGAGATGGGCGTTGCCTCCATTATAAGGGAACGGGATGTTGTATCTATAAGGTTCGATGCAGGCATCCCTATCTCCGGCGAGGTTCTCATGAATAATGTGGTCCGCCCCAACCGGGGAAGGGTCACGGTGAGCTTCGGACGCTCGCCGGTGCTCAAGGTGAAGGTTGGGGGGATGGCAGACCTCGACCTTGTAAAGTTTATAGATGGAATGCTTTCAGGCTCGGGTATCGGGGAGAGGCGGGTCGCTAGCGGTTAG
- a CDS encoding aminoacyl-tRNA hydrolase, whose product MKLIVGLGNPGSSYEGSRHNVGFMVADAIGRDLGIAFTERRYYALVGSGLLAGETLILAKPLTYMNRSGVAVRALLDGHGLGACDLVVIHDDMDLAPGRIRVRPGGSSGGHNGMKSIIEGLGADRFPRVRIGIGRPAPSQDPAEYVLGWFTKEELEVVTGAIQRAAEAVKVIVTRGVADAMNEFNGI is encoded by the coding sequence GTGAAACTCATTGTCGGTCTTGGGAATCCCGGGAGCTCATACGAGGGTTCGCGGCATAACGTCGGCTTCATGGTCGCCGACGCTATTGGCCGCGACCTCGGCATTGCCTTTACGGAAAGGCGGTACTATGCCCTTGTGGGTTCAGGGCTTCTTGCGGGCGAGACGCTCATCCTCGCCAAGCCCTTGACTTATATGAATAGGAGCGGGGTGGCTGTCAGGGCGCTTCTGGACGGACACGGCCTCGGTGCCTGCGACCTGGTTGTCATCCACGATGATATGGATCTCGCCCCGGGGCGGATCAGGGTCCGCCCCGGGGGGTCCAGCGGCGGGCATAATGGGATGAAGTCTATAATCGAGGGGCTGGGCGCGGACCGGTTCCCGCGCGTCAGGATTGGCATCGGCCGCCCCGCCCCGTCGCAGGACCCGGCTGAATACGTGTTGGGCTGGTTTACGAAGGAGGAGCTCGAGGTGGTGACCGGGGCGATCCAGAGAGCTGCGGAAGCTGTAAAGGTGATTGTAACTCGCGGGGTCGCTGATGCCATGAATGAATTCAACGGGATTTGA
- a CDS encoding 50S ribosomal protein L25, whose protein sequence is MKEAVLKAEIRNDLGKGPVRRLRMSGKIPGIVYGKGKPVTPVSVDVKELAKLLREGASGKIIKLALEGAGANGAPDKTVDKTVIIKDSQRDAIKGNITHVDFQEVSLTEAITMTVPVVLVGEENRKSDGGILEHVLWELEIHALPTAIPEKVEIDVSGLTVGESIHVGDLKLPGEVKVLTPPEEIVVSVILPSRAEVEAPKPGAEGAEAGAGAEVGGGEAKEKVAE, encoded by the coding sequence TTGAAGGAAGCGGTGCTTAAGGCGGAAATCAGGAATGATCTGGGGAAAGGTCCCGTAAGGCGGCTGAGAATGAGCGGGAAGATCCCTGGTATAGTCTACGGCAAGGGCAAGCCTGTCACGCCGGTGAGCGTAGACGTCAAGGAACTGGCGAAGCTGCTGCGCGAGGGCGCGAGCGGTAAGATTATAAAGCTTGCTCTTGAGGGTGCTGGGGCTAACGGGGCCCCGGATAAGACAGTCGATAAGACGGTCATAATCAAGGATTCGCAGCGCGATGCCATAAAGGGCAATATAACTCACGTGGATTTCCAGGAGGTGTCTCTCACAGAGGCCATCACGATGACTGTGCCCGTGGTCCTGGTGGGTGAGGAGAACCGGAAGAGCGATGGTGGCATCCTCGAGCACGTTCTCTGGGAGCTCGAAATCCATGCGCTCCCGACGGCCATTCCCGAGAAGGTGGAGATTGACGTATCAGGCCTCACAGTCGGCGAGTCAATCCATGTGGGCGATCTCAAGCTCCCTGGAGAGGTGAAGGTCTTGACCCCGCCCGAGGAGATTGTCGTCTCGGTTATCCTGCCGAGCCGGGCCGAGGTTGAGGCGCCGAAGCCGGGGGCCGAAGGGGCCGAGGCTGGCGCCGGCGCTGAGGTTGGCGGTGGTGAGGCCAAGGAGAAGGTCGCTGAGTGA
- a CDS encoding ribose-phosphate pyrophosphokinase yields MRSPCRKIKVFAGTANPQLAQEIVDHLGIRLGLMKVDRFKDGETRVRIEESVRGADVFVIQPTCNPVNDNLMELLIIMDALRRASAKTITAVIPYYGYARQDRKAAPRDPITAKLVANLIVTAGANRMVTVDLHAGQIQGFFDIPVDPLLAMPILAGYYKEKGFRGVVVSPDVGGVARARAMAERLHAGLAIVDKRRPEANVAEVMHIIGDVKGKPALIVDDIIDTAGTLVEVARVLDEAGATEVYACCTHAVLSGHAEERIRDSVIKETVVTNTIPLKPDVKCDKIKVLSVAPLLSEAIKRIYGELSVSILFD; encoded by the coding sequence GTGCGTTCGCCTTGTAGAAAGATAAAGGTTTTCGCAGGGACAGCGAATCCACAGCTTGCGCAGGAGATTGTTGACCACCTCGGAATCAGGCTCGGCTTGATGAAGGTTGATAGATTCAAGGATGGGGAGACGCGCGTCCGCATCGAGGAGAGCGTGCGCGGTGCCGACGTATTCGTTATTCAACCTACATGTAACCCCGTAAATGATAACCTAATGGAGCTCTTGATAATCATGGATGCTCTCCGCAGGGCATCCGCCAAGACTATAACGGCGGTTATACCATATTACGGCTATGCGAGGCAGGATCGCAAGGCCGCGCCGCGGGACCCGATCACAGCCAAGCTTGTCGCGAACCTCATCGTTACCGCGGGCGCGAACAGGATGGTGACCGTGGACCTGCACGCCGGGCAGATTCAGGGATTCTTCGATATCCCCGTGGACCCGTTGCTCGCCATGCCCATTCTTGCGGGATATTATAAAGAAAAGGGCTTCCGGGGTGTTGTAGTATCCCCGGATGTCGGCGGAGTGGCGCGGGCGAGGGCTATGGCTGAGCGATTGCATGCAGGCCTGGCTATAGTCGACAAGAGGCGGCCTGAGGCCAACGTGGCGGAGGTTATGCATATAATAGGCGACGTCAAGGGGAAACCCGCGCTGATCGTGGACGACATAATCGATACAGCCGGGACGCTTGTTGAGGTGGCCAGGGTTCTCGATGAGGCAGGAGCGACCGAGGTGTATGCATGTTGCACGCACGCTGTGCTGTCGGGGCACGCAGAGGAGCGGATACGGGATTCCGTTATCAAGGAGACGGTTGTGACGAATACGATACCCCTGAAGCCCGACGTCAAATGCGATAAGATAAAGGTGCTGTCAGTGGCTCCCCTCCTCAGTGAGGCCATAAAGAGGATCTATGGCGAGCTTTCTGTAAGCATCCTTTTTGACTAG
- the glmU gene encoding bifunctional UDP-N-acetylglucosamine diphosphorylase/glucosamine-1-phosphate N-acetyltransferase GlmU translates to MDLIAVILAAGLGKRMKSKLPKVMHKLCGRPIIRYAVKVAREAGAAKVVVVVGHGREAVEAELGSEVEYVYQEEQLGTAHAVMQAREVIEDYMRLRGEGKGRDASAGISAGVSASEDPGEASGMGACDVLVMAGDMPLLETPDIVRLVEEHRRNGADVTILSAIFDEPIDFGRVVRDNQGNVTKVVEERDASPEEAAIREMNTSIYCFRASSLFESLKCIDASNAQKEYYLTDAIGILAGMGRKVHAVVARDSSTVKGINSRRQLAEAEAILRERIRQRHMDEGVTMIDPGTTFIDEGVTIGRDTIIYPLSFIEGATSIGEDCVIGPNVRLRDVKVGSGAKIENAVIYQSSIGPGASVGPFAYIRPETVVEEGARVGTFVEIKKSYIGKGSKVPHQSYVGDATLGEGVNIGAGTITCNYDGRRKHKTLIGDNVFIGSNTNLVAPVNIHKGAYVAAGSTITMDVPEGALGIARGHQRNIENWVARRRQTEEQKQEEQKQGKQKEEQKEE, encoded by the coding sequence CTGGATTTGATTGCTGTCATACTCGCTGCGGGCCTGGGGAAGCGAATGAAATCCAAGCTACCCAAGGTTATGCATAAATTGTGCGGCCGGCCCATAATCAGGTACGCCGTCAAGGTGGCCAGGGAGGCCGGGGCGGCGAAGGTTGTGGTCGTTGTGGGCCACGGGCGCGAAGCGGTCGAGGCCGAGCTCGGATCCGAGGTGGAGTATGTCTACCAGGAGGAACAACTCGGCACAGCCCACGCCGTGATGCAGGCGCGAGAGGTGATTGAGGACTACATGCGCCTGCGCGGCGAGGGCAAGGGCAGGGACGCGAGCGCGGGCATAAGCGCGGGCGTGAGCGCGAGCGAAGACCCGGGTGAAGCCAGCGGAATGGGCGCGTGCGATGTCTTGGTGATGGCCGGTGACATGCCGTTGCTCGAGACCCCGGATATCGTCCGGCTGGTCGAGGAGCACCGGCGAAATGGCGCCGACGTCACCATACTTAGTGCCATATTCGATGAGCCCATAGATTTCGGCCGTGTCGTTCGCGATAACCAGGGGAATGTTACAAAAGTAGTCGAGGAGAGGGACGCTTCCCCTGAAGAGGCGGCGATTCGCGAGATGAATACCTCGATATATTGCTTCCGTGCCTCCTCGCTGTTTGAGAGCCTTAAATGCATCGATGCTAGCAATGCTCAGAAGGAATACTACCTCACGGATGCCATCGGGATACTGGCCGGGATGGGCAGGAAGGTTCACGCGGTCGTCGCCCGGGATAGCTCCACGGTGAAGGGCATCAATTCCCGGAGACAGCTTGCCGAGGCCGAGGCCATTTTGAGGGAGCGTATCAGGCAGAGGCACATGGATGAGGGCGTCACAATGATAGATCCCGGGACGACATTTATAGACGAAGGGGTGACGATAGGCCGGGACACCATAATATACCCCCTGTCTTTCATCGAGGGCGCGACATCTATCGGCGAGGATTGCGTCATCGGGCCGAATGTGAGACTCCGGGATGTAAAGGTCGGCAGCGGGGCGAAGATCGAAAACGCCGTTATCTACCAGAGCTCGATCGGTCCGGGCGCATCGGTAGGGCCGTTTGCCTATATCAGGCCTGAGACCGTAGTTGAGGAAGGGGCCAGGGTCGGGACGTTCGTCGAGATAAAGAAGTCTTACATAGGAAAGGGGAGCAAGGTCCCGCACCAGAGCTACGTCGGCGATGCCACCCTGGGCGAGGGCGTGAACATTGGGGCCGGGACCATAACGTGCAACTACGACGGGAGGCGCAAGCACAAGACCCTGATCGGGGATAATGTCTTTATCGGGAGCAACACAAATCTTGTCGCGCCGGTTAACATACATAAAGGGGCCTACGTGGCCGCCGGCTCCACGATCACCATGGATGTGCCTGAAGGCGCCCTGGGCATAGCCCGTGGCCACCAGCGAAATATCGAAAACTGGGTTGCTAGGAGACGGCAAACCGAAGAACAAAAACAGGAAGAACAAAAACAGGGGAAACAAAAAGAGGAACAGAAAGAAGAATAG
- a CDS encoding L,D-transpeptidase family protein yields the protein MPDAVIGPRTWAKLGELALSLDPVKPVAARPSTAPKGKVAIVIDTERRTLTVFSDKKPYAEFPVAVGKPSTPSPPGEWKVIKKGAWSGGFGTRWMGLNVPWGIYGIHGTNKPWSIGTAASGGCIRMFNHDVELIFDWIKIGAPVKITGNPFDPLRVPRRLLGPGERGADVLEVQKRLKHLGFFKGEPDGAYGESTVEAVKAFQKSRKLRVTGEVVDDTYDALGLILFE from the coding sequence ATGCCGGATGCAGTTATTGGGCCCCGCACGTGGGCCAAGCTCGGCGAGCTCGCGCTATCGCTCGACCCTGTAAAGCCGGTGGCCGCCCGTCCTTCAACTGCGCCAAAGGGCAAGGTAGCCATCGTGATCGACACCGAAAGACGAACCCTGACTGTCTTCTCGGACAAGAAGCCTTATGCCGAGTTCCCGGTCGCCGTCGGCAAGCCTTCGACGCCATCCCCCCCGGGCGAGTGGAAGGTTATAAAGAAGGGGGCCTGGAGCGGCGGGTTTGGAACGCGCTGGATGGGTCTCAATGTCCCGTGGGGCATCTATGGCATTCATGGGACAAACAAGCCATGGTCGATAGGGACAGCGGCGAGCGGCGGGTGCATAAGGATGTTTAATCATGATGTCGAATTGATTTTTGACTGGATAAAAATAGGGGCGCCGGTAAAGATAACCGGCAATCCCTTCGACCCCCTGCGCGTTCCCAGGAGGCTCCTCGGCCCCGGCGAGCGCGGGGCGGATGTCCTGGAGGTCCAGAAGCGGCTTAAACACCTGGGCTTCTTCAAGGGCGAGCCTGACGGGGCTTACGGCGAATCCACGGTCGAGGCGGTAAAGGCCTTCCAAAAATCGCGCAAACTCAGAGTTACGGGGGAGGTAGTTGATGACACCTACGATGCCCTGGGGTTGATTCTATTCGAATGA